Below is a window of Ahaetulla prasina isolate Xishuangbanna chromosome 1, ASM2864084v1, whole genome shotgun sequence DNA.
ACTGCCACGTGTTACCACCCCAAGTAAAGCTTCACTAAAGAGAAAATAAAGTTCCCTCAGGCAGATCTGGATGAAGAAAGGCAGAAGGTATAGGTATTTACATACCAGTTTTAATTTTATGATGCAGATTACAGGGCCCTTAATAGGAGACTTACCTGCTAGTATGTGTATTTAGGTTTGCAGAAGTACGGTGGAGCTTATTCAAACTTGAATATcattaaattgaaaataaaatttcaatccaagcTAGAGAACAAGCTTCCTCTGACTAAGATTACTTCAAATTAAATGTTCATAGAAAAGGCTGTAATAGCTGTATTAAAACCtaatcttttatatatttatcagGGACTAAACCCTTATAATTCATTGTTCCTTTCAATATTATCCAATTGCTACTGTGTAGGCCAAGGGGGAACCACACATGATCCACCCATATTTAACTCTTACATGAACTCTAACCAACAGCCTTTCTTTAAGGTTTACTTGCAACAGCTTATTCAGCTGCTCCTGTTCTTTTAAGAGTAGCTTCGAAGTAAACCATTTAATTTATTAAGCTCTTGGCGTTGAGAGGATAATTAATTGATGGCTGTTAACttgtttaattttgtttgttGGAGTGTTAAAGGAATAGGAAAGAATATCTTTATGAAAGATAGAAAAGAGAATCattgtattaaaataataaatctgtGATCCAGACTACAATTGTGGAGTAGATTATCAATGGGCCTTTCACACTAGGAAGTATACCAAGACTTTTGGTTGAAAAAGGCCACAGGTGATTCAGACAAGCAGCCTTTCTCTCTAATGATTAGCAAACGGCTGCAAGAACACCTGTCTCTAATTTACAGATGTGCCAAACCCTTTTTCTTCTTTGTGATAAAAGGGGACGCTGTCTTTATTTCCCTCCAGCTTGTCTCTTTTCCATTGTCTGTTTTGTGCTAGGAAGGAGCTGTGTTGTTAAAAAGAATTTAAGAGCTGTCCTTTCCTTGACCAGGATCCTGTGAAAATATGGGGACGGTAGAGAAGGTGTTCTGCAGGTAAAGTGGATTTAGCAGAAaagttttattccccccccccttttccccttttgatTGTAGTCTTCTGCATGTGTCTGAATATGTGTGTGGGGCTataactatgtgtgtgtgtgcgcacacacacaaaaatacattcttttttctctcatgCAGAATTTTGCTGACGCTTCTTTTACTGCAGTGTGAAGTAGGTTGGATGCAAGAAGCAGTAAATTCTCCAGGTTGGTGAACTCCAAGTAGCGTCTGAGGTTTCCTAACTTGAATCAGGAGCGGGGCTAATACTAGTCAGCATGAGGCACTTGCAATATTCAGGGGACACAAGGGCTAATCTTGAGTCCCCACCCCTATATTTTTCCTGAGACCTTCCCCAGCTATTCTCTTTTGCTAGAGGAGAGAACTATGAGCTGCATGTACAATCGTTCATGTTCCTGAACAGTCTACAGCCCTTAGAATCGGTAAAGGGTGCTCTACTCTGTTCCCAGTTGAAACCACATTCAATTCTGTCAAGAATTTGAGACAGAGGATATGGCCTTACACAACTATATCTTTTAGCCAACTTTTTAGAACTTTAGAAACTGGAGAATTTAACGTTGTGACCAGATTATGACTTTTATAACTAAGTTTCCTCAACCCCTTTCTAGCTTTTATAGAAAGTACCTGCCTCTCCAGCATATTTTGGATGAAGCTAGACAAGTCCTTTCTTCAAAAGAAGTTTTTCAAGATAGAAGTAATTGGTGAGCTATCCGAGATGTTAAACAGAATGTTGTTTGTACTTTCAACTTGAGCAAGAACCAGAGCATATTGATAAGCATTGTATTTTAAACCAGTATTTAAAGAACGTCATGAAACCAAGTTCATCAAGTTCCATAAAACACATATAAGAAGACTATGAATCTGAGGTGTTCCTGAATGTATATCTTCCAATGAATCATAATGATCAATGGTGGGAGATATTGAGACTTATTGTTCTGTACCATCTGGAGaactaatttttttcttctatccattgggggggggggaaaatgctgtttcttgtcttgttgGTTAGGCTGGCTGCTATTTTAGCTTGACtataagatatttttttctatacTTCTAGACCCATCTGGTGTTCCATTTTTGGTGGACCAGATGTTGGGAGCACGTTGTGGCTATACTCTGTCAAAGGATGTGTGGGGAAACCCCATCTTCCGGGTTTCTTTCCTTGGCTGTCATGTTATAAATGAGGTGAGCCCAGATAATATTAAGTCACCCCCAGAATAGAAAAACCTAAGACTTTCTTAAGCATTGGTAAGCATAAAGCAAGCAATGGTCtacaaataaatgcataaaacaaATAATCTGTGATCTTAAAACATAGATTTATGTTTTGGAAACAGCTTGCcttatatggtgaccaaaacagaGAATAGCAACTCTTTTGACTGTTTTcatacaaaattattttaaaataatctctTACTTTAAACTGAGGTATCTGGTTTTGACATGGACAATGTCAGGATCTCTAGCACTGAAGGTAGCTAGAAAAGGAAACACAGAGActgaatttaatttaatacaGTTAAATGGAGCGGAGACCCAAACTAGTTATCTGCAACTCAAGATGAGACATAGCATCtgtggtttttatttttggctttcTTACCTCCTGCTATTTTAAGAATATGAGGCCCCCTTGGATCGTCAAACGACAAGTATCTTGCAGAGAGACAACGTCTGTTGTATCAGAGCCCAACACAGACATATAGATAGGAAAATTAAACTAATGGATGCGATTAACAACTTTTATCATTTTTGTGCATTCCTATCTCAAAGACAAGAGTCAGTTGGGTATAGTGgtaaaggcatcaggctagaatccAGGAGACCATGGATTTGAATCGCATCTTAGAcacaaagtcagttgggtgaccttgaaccAACCAGTCTCTTTCTTTCAGCTCAAGGGCAAAACACTTTtgaaaaaaacttgccaagaaacctGAAGAAACTTactcaggcagtctctgagaatcacaCACAAttgaaccaaaaaagaaaaatccttttCTGTACTGCATATAGTACATTCTAGAGATACTGTATGTTTGCTGATCTacatgtttttttgttgttgttttttttacatttatatcccgcccttctccgaagactcagggtggcttacattgtgtaaggcatgtGATATATACATTAGATGGGGGGAGAGAAAACAAGTGTGCCAGGCCTGCATAAGATCTGTTGGGAGATTCTGTTTTTATGAAAAGATGTTAACATATTTTAAGTTGTTTTAATGTCTGTGCTTAGTCACCTTAATCACGAATGGAAGTGGGGTGGGAAGCTGAAAACAGACACAGGCTtgaaaacatgctttaaaaaagCAATTGTTTGACCCACTTTGCAAGAGAACACAAAGCATTGTGCTACAGTGGAGGATCAGTATCTGCTGATTGTGACAAATTTGTTTAAAGGTTGCATATCAGTCCCCTCATGCATGAAGAGGCAGACTACAATAACCAAAGCAATCTAAAACGCAATGGGTTCAGCCCAACTAGCTAGAGTAAACTACTATTCATACTACAGAACTTCCCTTTTATATTTCTCAGTCCTAGAATTTTTTGAGCAGTCCCATAGGTTTGAAGGAGAGAGGCTGCAATATGAGGGatatctcttcccccccccaaacacattTATTAATAAGGTAATTAGATGGGTACGAGCTAATAAGCCTATAAATAACTaaatcaggggtatccaaccttggcaatattaagatcttcggacttcaactcccagaattccctagccaggatggctggctggggaattctgggagttgaagtccaggatcATAAAGCTGCCATTgttggatacccctgatctaaatgctgGCTTTCTCAAGAACTTTGTGGCAGGAAGCATTCCCCATTGTTAAATACGGTACTCCCACCAGTGACATTACAGATGTTTTTTCAATGATTGCAGAAAGATGAAAAGTTCTCTCTCACTGTAAACATCAAAGTATCGTTATTTGAAGACCTGCGGGCGGCTACAGTTTACCAGCATCCCATGCAGTGCTCCTATTTCTCATGGGCTCCAAGGGAAATTCTGTGTGAAGAGAATTACATGGAGGTAAGACCTGGGTCTTACTGTATATGCCCATTAAGAGTATAGGCAATTTGTTGAAAACAAAATGTCGCTGTGACAATGATTCACTTGGCTCTAGTTTTGCTAGCGATAGTCTTATATCTAACGGTTGGGCAGATAGGTATTATTGACTTTCTATTTAAATATGAATAGGAAAATATTCaccattttaatttctctaaGACCAGAAGAATTAGAACAAGTTTGGATTTTGTAATAACACTGTTGGATTCTATATTGAAAATGCCTCATTCCATTTCAAGGTGTCAGTGAAGACTGATGTTCCGGGAATTTCAGATGCTGAATTGATCTCAGCACTACCAGAGGTACAATaggaatattatttaattaaatacctTCCTCAATCGGTAGGTAATTTATAAACAAAAAGCAAACTGATTCTTTTTAATTCCATTTAAAAGGCTTCTAAATTGTATTCCCTGCCCTCATTTTTTGACTAGATTAGGAGTACTGCAGTTTACTATCAAGGTTGCATAGAAAACTCTATGCTGCCCGTGCTTATGGGACTCAGAGTAATATAAAAATGTTAATAGTAATAATCATAACATATGTCATAAAATATAGTTGGGAATTACAGAACTTTTTGTACAAAAAATGAaaggtcttatttatttatcagattatAGAAAGTTAAAATATTAAGACTTTCTACTAAGAGAAATCTAAATTTTGTATATGACATAAGCTCCTATGTAGAATTATTCAACAATGGCTTCCAATCTGACTTAAATTCTATTGTGAGATTTATTTTTGAAGTATAAATTTATTGTGGGCATCACAATATAATCCCACAACTTAATTACCCATTTTTCTGCAGAATCAACTTTACATACTTTCCAAAAAAAGCTTTGCATTTACCATGTTCAAAGCTTCTTCAGTATATCTTGTGGAAATATAAGACttagtcatttttttaaagatgggaatAGAAAGCTTTTAGAATTTGTTTCATTGTATATCATTTCCCAAAATTGTTGAGTTTTATACCATTGCTACCAAATATGGAAATTGATCAAACTTGCTCATTACATTTGCAATGATTTCTAGAAAATGAACTCTCCATTTTAGCAATTTTAGCAAtaaaaagggccgtggtagctcaggctgtaagatagcctgttattaaaacacagcagcctgcaattactgcaggctcgagtcccaccaggcccaaggttgactcagccttccatcctttataaggtaggtaaaatgaggacccagattgttggggggggcaataagttgactttgtaaatatacaaatagaatgagactattgccttacacactgtaagccgccctgagtcttcggagaagggcgggatataaatgtaaatttaaaaataaataaatcaataattggAGTAAAGTTCCCATAGAAAAACATTTTTACACCAGTTTTCTCTAAATATTTAATGTGAATTTAATATTACTTATCCCATTGAAATTTTCATTGTGACATATTAATTATATCTAAATTCTCAGTTGAATCCTATAGTCTTTAACTTTATCAGTTTCTCAATCATATTTTAAGAATTGTTTATAAATAAAGCCTACCAAATGCTCCAAATATTGTGTTACAACATTTTGAAATCTAATTAAGTCTTCCAGTATTCTCCCTGTCTTTATAATCCTTTTCAAATTATATTGTCTATCTGAAGATACTAAAGCCATCAGATAGTTCTTGCTTTCCAAAGAGGAAGTGTTAAGCACCCAGGAAATcaagagattcaggcagttcaaatgaatataaaaatgTATTGCAAGCTTAATCgttctacaagaatctggccaactgaCCATTAAGGGAAATGCGGGAAAGATAAGAGAGAcattcaagatgggctggacttagatctcttgtgggtgtgcAGGGACTCGTGATTTATGACGTTTGACCCCTCCATTGGGctaagcctggtcatctcctaaagcagcggttctcaacctgtgggtcgcgaccccattgggggtcgaatgacaatttgccaggggtcgcctaagaccatcggaaatatgggaagtatacttgcgagttgaagaatcgcgctccaatggttgactccacaagccagctgcaggctcttcaaatcgctagccgaattctgcttgaggcgcgatgaattaaaagagagagaaatctttgctctgatgtctccctctcaagccagctgcaattactcccaatcgctagcctaatctggcttcaggcgcgataaacttaataggggaggagtccccgctttaatgcctccgtcctcaaggcaatcgcaagcagttcagatcgctagccaatatggcttcaggcgtgataaattcaaaacgaaaataattttagggttggggtcgccacatcatggggaattgtattaaaggagtcgcagcactataaaggttgagaaccactgtcctacaGGAAGTCTTAGAAGATTTCGTCTTTTAGATACTGTAAATTGATTGGAGAACAAAGACAGGGAAATTTGGAAATTAAACATATAATTAGTTGGAACTTCTGGGGATTTCAGTACCAATGCATTAAGTCACAAATTGGACCTCATCCAAGATATTAGGGCTAAAAAGAAGAACCTGATAAGTCCCTTTAATTTCTGAAATGGTATGTGGAAATGACCttgagagacaggaggaagagctgcagattAGACGATGATCAGATAAGAGGAGGTTTAGCTTGCAGAAGCAATGGGGAcatggcaaacatctcagaagggacccttctTAGCTTCTTGAAAGGTAAAGGCAAGTGAGAAGAGAtgtactttcaggcttgcaagattctgctaatcTAACCTTACAATCTGTTCGCTGACGATATTCAGCTGtagttttccaccccggaccaccccaacgaagctatcgaagtgctgtcccggtgtttggaagccgtacgggtctggatggggagaaacagactcaagctcaatccctccaagacggagtggctgtggatgccagcaccccggtacagtcagctgcacccacagctgactgttgggggcgagttattggccccaaaggaggtggtacgcaacttgggcgtcctcctggatggacggctgtcctttgataaacatctggcggccgtctccaggagggccttttaccaagttcgcttggttcgccagttgcgtcccttccttgaccgagatgccttatgcacggtcactcacgctctggtcacgtctcggttggattattgcaatgctctctacatggggctgcccttgaggtgcacccggaggctgcagttagtccagaatgcggctgcgcgagtagtaacgggagccactcgtggctcccacgtaacaccactgctgcgcagtctgcactggcttcctgtggtctttcgggtgcgcttcaagattttggttaccacctttaaagcactccatggcttaggacccgggtacttaccagactgcctgctgttaccttatgcctcccaccgatccgtacgctcacagagagcgtcttctcagggtgccgtccaccaaacagtgtcggctggcggcccccaggagcagggccttctctgttggagctccgacgctctggaacgaacttccccctggcttacgccgagtgcctgatcttcggacctttcgccgtgagctaaaaacacacttatttattcaagcgggactggcataatagttttactattttaaattgggtttttactattttagggtttttaaatttttaaattttaaggtcggccttttttctttaatttgctttgttttaacttctggttttaattgtatatatattgagttttattcttggctgtacaccgccctgagtccttcgggagaagggcggtataaaaatctaataaacaataataataataacaataaagctCTACAATAGAGCTAAGATTTCTGAGTGGGCATCATGTCTACACTATCTCACAAAACTGACAACTTGTAAGCCTTATTGAAATTGCAGAATTTTGTGTGCTTGTCAAATAATCTTTTTTGCCATTCTGCAGTTTGAAAATTCTTATTGTCTTtgatttatttcccccccccctctcttttaggCACAAAAAGTTATGTATCAAATGTGGAATTTGTCATTCTATTCTTCATCAGGGATAAAAACAACAGGAGTGAGAGATGCTGACAAATTAGGCTACAGCTTCAATAATACACTGGCAAGAGTCTTCCTTCGCTCCCCATACTATACAAATGAAACTCAAAATACAGTGGTAATGTGTTTTCCGCTTCAACCCAAAAGAGAGATGTTATAAGATATCTCATTCTCCAACTGGTCAAGTAAAACTTttaccatgattttttttttcacaggtTCATGGGATCACAATGAGCACAATCAGCTCCACCTCCAGGTACAGGCAAAGATGGTTACTGCTGCTGATTGACACAACAGTATCATGCCCAGTTGGCAAGTATTTTTCTCCTCCTTACCATGAAAATTCATGGCTTATTACGGGGAAAGGAAGGGTATGGAAAGTTCATACAACCAGGACCTACTAGCAAGCAATGCTTTCTGCCAATTATATTTGCAAGTGTGCCAAAAAGAATTTGTACATTGAAATAATAAATCTTAAAATGAGATCCTGGCAGCTTGTGTacaaggagtctggcaaggtagTTCACAAATATTATAATATTGCCTGCTAGCAGTAATATGCAAAGTCTTGATTTATGTTTAGCAATTATTTGAAACTGACAAGTGCTATAAATCAACAGATGGCACCAGCTTCACAGATGCTTCTCTGATATGGACTATACCAGTGATTAACCCTAGACTGGTCCTTCAAGAATCCACTTTCAGATCCCTTAAAGTAACAATGGGAATTAATGGGGAAAAGATGGCGAACCCTGAGAAGTTCAACTACACATTGGAACATAACATTACACACATTGGAGTAACTATCCCAATTGGAGCTCCTAGAGGCAGACTTCAGGTAAATATAAGCTCTACTATATGTACAGTATACGATATAGAGGGGAATATCAGGGAAAGAGTGTGATATGTAAGGTAACATATTGAAACAGTGTGAACCTAATTCAACAAAGCCAATGTCTATATGCAACACTACTTAATAGTTCTAATTTGCCTTTTTCTCAGAGCACAGTATCGAACGGTGTCTATGGAGTGACCTATAATATTGATCTATTGATGGAACATTCTTGGACAGATAGTGATTGGCAGCTCACCAAGTACCTTGTGATTAAACCAATTACTATACCCTTCCTGCCTCGAATACCAATAGTAATCAATAGTAAGTGTGTGTGGTTACATATAAAATCTGACAGAAGGAGTCTGCTTGTCATTCTAAAGAAGAGGTGCTGGTGTTGTTACTGTAATGAACGTATACAGTTTGTTGAACAGATTGTGTGTCTCCCTTTAGAAATCTAGCAAAGCCATTAAGTTAAATAAAAGCAAAGGTTTCCCCTTTCCAGTTGAATTCAAATTGAggagacggtgctcatctccatttcttagctgagggagccaatgTTGCCAAGCAcatttctgtagtcatgtggtgAGCGTGACTATAGCCGAGGGGAGCAGaacaacactgttaccttcccaccaaagttttatttagtctatttatttactcccatttgcaagcaaacagaattttttattggccaagtgtgattcgacacacaagaaatttgtcttggtgcatatgctctcagtgtacataaaaggtaccttcatcaaggtacaacatttacaacacaaatgatggtcaatatatcaatataaatcataaggattaccagcaacaaagttacagtcatacagtcataagtggaaagagattggtgatgggaactatgagaagattaatagtagtgcagatttagtaaatagtttgacagtgttgagggaattatttgtttagcagagtgatggccttcgggaaaaaactgttcttgtgtctagttgttctggtatgcagtgctctatagcgtcgttttgacggtaggagttgaaacggtttatgtcctggatgcgagggatctgtaaatatttccacggccctcttcttgattcgtgcagtatacaggtcctcaatggaaggcaggttggtagcaattagtttttctgcagttctaggtgGACAGTtctaggtggacaggagctggagcaaggatggGAGCTGCTCACCCCTTCGTGCGGTGCTTGGGTTCTCGAACTCCAACTGTCAACTTTCCAGctaacaaactcagtgtctttaaccactgagtcatTGTGCCCTGTTAGTTAAATATGCAGGTCTAATTTTGACTTTAAACAAAGTTTATAGAGTGCTTATAGCCTTTGAGTTTCAGAACTAAAGCTCTACTTTCAAAGGATAGATTATTACAAAAACAGTATTTCCAGGGAACAACCAAGTTCTTACGCTTATAATTTTTCCAATAACAAATTCCTTCTCGTTTACATAGATACAGTTCCAGAAACACGGATATTTGATGTATTCTTGGGTGTTTTCCTTCCTGATGTCAATCTGGTGACTCTTACAATTGGAGATATGACTTTCTCTCTCAAGGAAGCAGAGCAAAAAGGTTACAGGATCTCTGTTATTTCCTTCCCCAATGGAACAAGAGGTTTTGAACTGGAAGTGCCTTTTGATGATCCCAATGTCCTAAAAGAAGTAAGATACTGTGTCagagtgcatgtgtgtgtgtggtgtcccATCATTGGAGGAAGCACTGAACAAACATTGATGctagcaagtagaaaaaaaaatctttaaaaacccATTCTATTTAATATCACATCTATGCATCCTGGTTGCTGTGGCAGAAAGATGCCTCATATAGTTAGCTGAGGACATGATCTCACTCTTTAACCACCATAATTGTTACTAGCCCTTTGCTGAATCCAACTTAAATTAAACTGTCTTGGCTGAAAGTAGTGTTTCCCCAGCTATTTTGGCAGATGTTCAAGTGTGTGTGGAAAAGGAGCCTCTAGGAGACTGGCAACCTGCAGGGCTACGGTTGACTTGCTGCGAGATCAACACTTCCCCTCTAACTGGAGGTCACTGCCTCGATGGCCATTTTTGTAGTAGCTTATAGAGGAGCCCAATAGCTCCTGGTGAATagctcttgttttcttttttggagGGGGCTTGGGCATGGGAATATCAACCTTATAATCACATCAAATGCAGATCTGCTAGGAGGTAGACATTCCCATTCCTGAGTAAAAATATTTAGGAAGAGCAAAtctgtattttatccaattaacCAACATAACCCTAGTTAGGAGCATGTGTAAAAATTAGAGCACAAGCCTGGGTAATTAAAAGGTTGTGTCCTAAACATGGTTTCTGTTAAAAAGATGTTGTCAAATATTGTTGGATTTCAtggtttaaatttgttgttttaagTATATGAACATAAATGAAACTCGGTATCACCTCCGAGTAATCTACACTTTGACCGTGGGTCCTGAAGAGAAGCTGTATCATCATCCTGCAGATGTCGAATGCACAATGGCAGATGTCCGTAAGTTGACTGATAGTATTGATCCATCGGTGGCTTTTTAGATAGTTGGCTTAACTTTTAGCTATAATGGACAGAAGGCTATTTTCAAGAATTAAACCATTGGGAGCAATGAAGTCTGTAGGGAAATTGTTTAAATGAGAACAATGAAAAAGATTGCCtaagctttgttttgttttgaaatgacAAGCAAATAGCAATTTAATTGCAATGTTTGAGCAAAATATTTCAAACTACGGGTATATAATAACGGTCTCAAGTACTACGATCTATCAAACTCAGAACTATAACATTCAGCCTACTTCTAACTTTCTGCTATGTGTGGGTGTCTTCAGTTTGCCTCTGGTTCTTTAACAACCATAGTGTCTCTTGTCTCAGTGCAATGGAGACTTTGATCATGATCTAAACCATTAGCTAAAGATCAAGTTATTCAAACCTTTGATCAGCTTACCAGTTATGGAACTGTAGTACAATCATATTTTAAcacttaattttaaaagaaaatctgttAAAGGAACATTTGTAGAAGTTATTTTAATgtgacttatttttttat
It encodes the following:
- the LOC131196328 gene encoding uncharacterized protein LOC131196328, with amino-acid sequence MGTVEKVFCRILLTLLLLQCEVGWMQEAVNSPAFIESTCLSSIFWMKLDKSFLQKKFFKIEVIDPSGVPFLVDQMLGARCGYTLSKDVWGNPIFRVSFLGCHVINEKDEKFSLTVNIKVSLFEDLRAATVYQHPMQCSYFSWAPREILCEENYMEVSVKTDVPGISDAELISALPEAQKVMYQMWNLSFYSSSGIKTTGVRDADKLGYSFNNTLARVFLRSPYYTNETQNTVVHGITMSTISSTSRYRQRWLLLLIDTTVSCPVGKYFSPPYHENSWLITGKGRQLFETDKCYKSTDGTSFTDASLIWTIPVINPRLVLQESTFRSLKVTMGINGEKMANPEKFNYTLEHNITHIGVTIPIGAPRGRLQSTVSNGVYGVTYNIDLLMEHSWTDSDWQLTKYSSRNTDI